One window of Chloroflexus aggregans DSM 9485 genomic DNA carries:
- the trpD gene encoding anthranilate phosphoribosyltransferase — protein MNIREAIAAVVARRDLTQAEAASVMEEIMNGTATPAQIAAFLTALHIKGETDAEIAGMAAVMREKATHVYFDGPVIDTCGTGGDGAHTFNISTTAAFVAAGAGLTVAKHGNRAMSSVCGSADVLEGLGVQIELDAEGVARCLRDAGIGFMFAPKFHPAMRFAGPVRREIGIRTVFNILGPLTNPARARYQVLGVASAALAEKLANALSRLDTVHALVVHGDGGVDELTLSGPNLIFEVRAGHALRQMIVAPEDVGLERAPREALRGGDVAYNVALVRAILSGEDRGPRRDVVLLNAAAALVAGDVAPDLATGVKMARASIDSGRALERLHRMIAVSRGEA, from the coding sequence GCCTGCTCAGATCGCGGCTTTTCTTACGGCGTTGCATATCAAGGGTGAGACCGACGCTGAAATCGCCGGTATGGCGGCGGTGATGCGTGAGAAGGCGACCCATGTCTATTTCGACGGGCCGGTTATCGATACCTGCGGTACCGGTGGTGATGGTGCGCATACGTTTAACATCAGCACTACCGCTGCATTTGTCGCTGCCGGTGCCGGTTTGACGGTGGCGAAGCACGGGAATCGGGCGATGTCGAGTGTGTGTGGGAGTGCCGATGTCCTGGAAGGCCTGGGCGTTCAGATTGAACTTGACGCTGAAGGTGTTGCCCGTTGTTTACGTGATGCCGGCATCGGCTTTATGTTCGCACCCAAGTTTCATCCGGCGATGCGTTTTGCCGGGCCGGTGCGGCGCGAGATTGGTATTCGCACCGTGTTTAACATTCTCGGCCCGCTGACCAACCCGGCACGAGCACGTTATCAGGTATTGGGAGTGGCGAGCGCGGCGCTGGCCGAAAAGCTGGCTAACGCCCTCAGCCGGCTCGACACCGTCCATGCGCTGGTCGTGCATGGCGACGGCGGGGTTGATGAATTGACCCTCTCCGGTCCAAACCTGATCTTCGAGGTACGGGCCGGGCATGCGCTGCGTCAAATGATAGTTGCTCCTGAAGATGTTGGCCTGGAACGGGCTCCACGTGAAGCATTGCGGGGGGGTGATGTTGCCTACAATGTGGCATTGGTACGCGCCATCCTTAGTGGTGAAGATCGTGGGCCGCGGCGCGATGTCGTCTTGTTGAATGCGGCTGCTGCTCTCGTTGCCGGTGATGTGGCGCCGGATCTGGCGACCGGGGTTAAGATGGCGCGTGCGAGTATTGATAGTGGACGTGCGCTCGAACGGCTGCATCGGATGATCGCGGTGAGTCGGGGTGAGGCGTAA
- a CDS encoding potassium channel family protein, which yields MAQDIRLTRLKRRRFALWRLIIANIIDDVRIVREAWFPVSALVLVLGSCTLYLRWFYLPDYCDCQPDTAFALFETLKLLLFQTDLSLPDEIIGRTLFFLTPLLGLFFLLQSAVDVGRLLVDKRTRPEHWQAALAATYRGHMIVCGLGRVGYRAVLQLLDCRREVVAIEANPACEFIPTLISLGVPVIYGDARDPAVLTRAGLRRAQGLIATIDDDLKNVEIALSARRIRPELPTVQRIFSRALDARIERTFGRNSAFSPAALAAPTFAAALMSTTVRYVLDLPAGLLGVAYLTVSDDSPLIGPVAAMEQRFGVRRLPGPNAQFDIVPSEEVVLVGSLPALEAVHLANRPQPVWRNGGLIVCGLGKVGTQVVRLLIRREPCPSLTVICTVETPQRYIEVLTAQGVRVLRGDARDPELLREAGIEHASALAALYSDDLLNLQIGLAVRSMYPDVHLVLRVFSDVLADRLADLFGIHTAFSTSALAAPSLVAAALLPDVEAAFDVGDQLLVVRRQVIIDRRVGQTVAELRAAGQLPLSVRRNGDLQWLPPDQFVIECGDELEVLTYLT from the coding sequence ATGGCTCAAGATATACGCCTTACCCGGCTGAAACGGCGACGTTTCGCTCTTTGGCGCTTAATCATAGCTAACATCATCGATGACGTGCGCATTGTGCGCGAAGCCTGGTTCCCGGTGAGCGCATTAGTGCTGGTGCTCGGTAGTTGTACGCTCTACCTGCGCTGGTTTTATTTACCTGACTACTGTGATTGTCAGCCGGATACTGCGTTTGCTCTGTTTGAAACGCTCAAGTTGTTGTTGTTTCAGACCGATCTCTCACTGCCGGACGAGATTATTGGACGGACACTCTTCTTTCTGACCCCGCTGCTTGGTCTCTTCTTTCTATTGCAAAGTGCGGTTGATGTAGGTCGGTTGCTGGTCGATAAGCGGACCCGGCCAGAGCATTGGCAAGCAGCTCTGGCGGCTACGTATCGCGGACACATGATCGTCTGTGGTCTAGGACGGGTTGGCTACCGTGCCGTGTTGCAACTGCTCGATTGTCGACGCGAGGTGGTGGCGATTGAGGCTAATCCGGCCTGCGAGTTTATTCCGACACTGATCAGCTTGGGTGTGCCGGTGATCTACGGTGATGCCCGCGATCCGGCAGTGTTGACCCGAGCTGGTTTGCGGCGGGCACAAGGACTGATTGCCACAATTGACGATGACCTCAAGAATGTGGAGATTGCTTTATCCGCTCGTCGGATCCGCCCTGAATTGCCAACAGTCCAACGGATCTTCAGCCGTGCCCTCGATGCCCGGATCGAGCGCACGTTTGGCCGCAATTCGGCCTTCAGCCCGGCAGCACTGGCTGCACCAACCTTCGCTGCCGCGCTGATGAGCACGACGGTGCGTTACGTGCTTGATCTGCCGGCTGGGTTGCTTGGGGTAGCGTATCTTACCGTGAGCGATGATAGTCCGCTGATCGGGCCGGTGGCCGCGATGGAGCAACGGTTTGGAGTACGGCGCTTGCCCGGTCCTAATGCGCAGTTCGACATTGTGCCCAGTGAAGAAGTGGTGTTAGTGGGTTCGTTGCCGGCACTCGAAGCTGTGCATTTGGCGAATCGCCCGCAACCGGTGTGGCGTAATGGTGGCTTGATTGTGTGTGGGTTGGGTAAAGTGGGAACGCAAGTGGTCCGATTGTTGATCCGGCGCGAGCCATGTCCATCGCTCACCGTCATTTGCACGGTGGAGACGCCCCAACGCTATATCGAAGTCTTGACCGCGCAGGGTGTGCGTGTCTTGCGCGGTGATGCGCGTGACCCAGAATTGTTGCGGGAAGCCGGTATCGAGCATGCATCGGCCCTGGCCGCTCTCTATAGCGATGACCTGCTGAACCTACAGATTGGGTTGGCTGTGCGGAGTATGTACCCCGATGTACACCTTGTCTTGCGCGTCTTTAGCGATGTGTTGGCCGACCGCTTAGCCGATCTGTTTGGGATTCACACGGCCTTCAGTACTTCGGCACTGGCTGCACCGAGCCTGGTTGCCGCAGCGCTGTTGCCGGATGTCGAAGCGGCTTTCGATGTCGGCGATCAACTGTTGGTGGTGCGTCGCCAGGTTATTATCGATCGGCGGGTTGGTCAGACGGTCGCCGAACTACGAGCCGCCGGTCAGTTGCCGCTGAGCGTCCGCCGCAATGGCGATTTGCAATGGCTACCACCCGATCAATTCGTGATCGAGTGTGGTGATGAGTTAGAGGTACTTACGTATTTGACGTAA
- a CDS encoding amidohydrolase yields the protein MPPINVLLRNVSLAGQIGRYAIAISGERIVWVGPDRDASSWQSTATRVIDGSGMLALPGLTDCHFHLHNGARALGVLRLEDAQSVADLQARLAAYAAANPHLPWLIGRGWRYRLFSPDQLPDRRLLDAVVPDRPVLLTAFDGHTAWANTAALQIAGILNGAETGNPLSTVVLGADGLASGELREAPAMDLVRRCIPPPTEAELRDLLRRALRELAALGLTCVHNMDGDEAQRARYRELAAAGELTLRIRLPLSVSPGTDPHRITMWAADARRHPHPFIQTDAVKLFVDGVVEAKTALMLAPYADGSGECGVANYDPVEFVDLITRADAAGLQVCVHAIGDGGVRQTLDAFAAAQRTNGRRDARHLVEHAEIVDPADLPRFAALGVIASVQPVHVDFGIDQANPWWRLVGRQRLRYGFPWRDLLRAGARMALGSDWPVADPNPLRGMQVACTRGKLDFSSPESDFPDQRLTMAEALAGYTTWAAYAGFREHELGHLDAGYLADVILLDRDITVGPPDQIATAQVMLTMVGGKVVFTR from the coding sequence ATGCCGCCAATCAATGTGCTGCTGCGAAATGTTAGCTTGGCCGGGCAAATCGGGCGGTATGCAATCGCCATCAGCGGCGAGCGCATCGTTTGGGTTGGCCCCGACCGCGATGCGTCGTCGTGGCAATCGACGGCGACGCGGGTGATCGATGGCAGCGGGATGCTGGCCCTGCCCGGCTTGACCGACTGCCACTTCCATTTGCACAATGGCGCGCGCGCATTGGGGGTGCTGCGGCTCGAAGATGCCCAGAGCGTCGCCGATCTGCAAGCCCGGCTGGCTGCCTATGCTGCTGCCAATCCACATCTACCATGGCTGATCGGGCGGGGCTGGCGTTATCGTCTGTTTAGCCCCGATCAACTGCCCGATCGGCGTCTCCTCGATGCTGTCGTTCCCGACCGGCCTGTGTTGTTGACTGCGTTCGACGGGCATACAGCGTGGGCCAATACCGCTGCTTTGCAGATCGCGGGTATTTTAAACGGCGCTGAAACGGGTAATCCGTTGAGCACTGTGGTGCTAGGTGCAGATGGGTTGGCTAGCGGCGAGTTGCGTGAAGCGCCGGCGATGGATCTGGTGCGGCGTTGCATCCCGCCGCCAACCGAAGCCGAGCTGCGTGACTTGCTGCGCCGCGCGCTGCGCGAGCTGGCAGCGCTGGGGTTGACCTGCGTCCACAACATGGACGGCGACGAAGCGCAGCGCGCTCGCTACCGTGAATTGGCGGCTGCGGGTGAATTAACCCTCCGTATCCGTTTACCGCTCTCGGTATCACCGGGGACCGACCCACACCGGATTACGATGTGGGCTGCCGATGCCCGCCGGCATCCCCACCCCTTTATCCAAACCGATGCGGTTAAACTGTTCGTTGACGGCGTAGTCGAAGCGAAGACAGCGTTGATGCTCGCGCCCTACGCCGATGGCAGCGGCGAGTGTGGCGTAGCAAATTACGATCCGGTTGAGTTTGTCGATCTGATCACCCGCGCCGACGCTGCCGGACTGCAAGTCTGTGTCCACGCTATCGGTGATGGCGGCGTGCGCCAGACCCTCGATGCGTTCGCCGCTGCCCAACGTACCAACGGTCGACGCGATGCGCGCCATCTGGTCGAACATGCCGAAATCGTCGATCCGGCCGATCTCCCGCGCTTTGCTGCCCTCGGTGTTATCGCTTCGGTCCAGCCGGTGCATGTCGATTTCGGGATAGATCAAGCAAACCCGTGGTGGCGGTTGGTAGGAAGGCAACGCTTGCGGTATGGCTTCCCATGGCGAGACCTGTTGCGGGCCGGAGCACGAATGGCTTTGGGTAGCGACTGGCCGGTAGCCGATCCCAATCCACTACGGGGGATGCAGGTAGCTTGCACACGCGGGAAACTCGATTTTAGTTCGCCGGAGAGCGATTTTCCCGATCAGCGGTTGACGATGGCCGAGGCGTTGGCCGGATACACCACATGGGCCGCTTACGCCGGCTTCCGCGAGCACGAATTGGGTCATCTCGATGCCGGCTACCTGGCCGACGTGATTTTGCTCGATCGTGACATCACGGTCGGTCCGCCCGATCAAATAGCAACAGCGCAGGTGATGCTGACGATGGTCGGGGGTAAGGTAGTCTTTACACGCTAA
- a CDS encoding AEC family transporter — protein sequence MIAVLIEVLLPIAVVAAAGFALRRALPLDLVTLNRLMIYGLSPALIFVALVRADLSGPDAGRMLFFSVGVLALMALTVWLGALALRLRGKEVTALLLTSMFMNSGNYGLPASRFAFGEAGFTLGVFYFIMQSIMAQTLGVGVAAAGAAGGGKQAWRQVFDRLTHMPQIYAVAGALALRGIGFHPAEATGIARSLFEGVALLSEAALPVMLLILGVQLGAGAPIVQPAMVAFATAIRLIVSPILAFGLARLLGMDGIALGVGVMMAGMPTAVNTTILAIEFDTRPQLVVSTVVVSSFASLVTLSVLLSLVR from the coding sequence ATGATTGCGGTTCTGATTGAAGTGCTCTTGCCGATTGCGGTGGTGGCGGCAGCGGGGTTTGCGTTACGCCGGGCTTTGCCGCTTGATCTGGTGACGCTCAACCGGCTGATGATTTACGGCCTAAGCCCGGCGCTGATCTTTGTCGCGTTGGTGCGGGCCGACTTAAGCGGACCAGACGCAGGGCGCATGCTCTTTTTTTCGGTAGGAGTGCTGGCGCTGATGGCGCTGACGGTCTGGCTGGGTGCATTGGCGTTGCGGCTGCGCGGCAAAGAGGTGACGGCACTGTTGCTGACCAGTATGTTTATGAATTCGGGCAACTACGGCTTGCCGGCGTCGCGGTTTGCCTTTGGCGAGGCTGGCTTTACGTTAGGGGTGTTTTACTTTATCATGCAGTCCATTATGGCGCAGACACTAGGGGTTGGGGTGGCGGCTGCCGGCGCGGCTGGCGGCGGTAAACAGGCATGGCGGCAGGTGTTCGACCGTCTCACTCATATGCCGCAGATTTACGCCGTAGCCGGCGCATTGGCGTTGCGTGGGATCGGGTTTCATCCGGCTGAAGCTACTGGCATTGCGCGCAGCTTATTTGAGGGGGTGGCGCTACTCAGCGAGGCGGCGCTGCCGGTGATGCTGCTCATCCTCGGCGTGCAATTGGGGGCCGGCGCGCCGATTGTACAGCCGGCAATGGTCGCGTTTGCTACTGCAATCCGGCTGATTGTGTCGCCGATCCTTGCTTTTGGCCTCGCCCGTTTGCTCGGTATGGACGGCATTGCGTTAGGGGTGGGGGTGATGATGGCCGGGATGCCGACTGCGGTGAATACGACCATTTTGGCGATTGAGTTTGATACGCGCCCGCAGTTGGTGGTGAGCACGGTGGTGGTGTCGTCGTTTGCCAGTTTGGTGACGTTGAGTGTGTTGTTGAGTTTGGTGCGGTAA
- a CDS encoding DUF11 domain-containing protein: protein MHRLNRWLLLCVIVLSLGNFPLVQAKEVLTNTLADSAVQPDRSPTGPSEEPDPIGLSQAGISVSVIPSPNRIRPGQDLIYTVSYANNSGGPLNNVRIKVTWNFWSVARPTTLNADQFQQHCRDSGQNACGPLSVNGPSVTRSANSEYNSTTRVGGFTYTINDGNALPNGVSGSFQIALRVPEFVFPVFGKDLRRPSASAELFVGNESSARAIANGSALVEGPLFKLEKERTATGLNPRIFPTQTGEYRLRLTNVDREDSIVATNVQLTDIVPAGAEFVSSVRGPDRTPFPPTQTIIDGRPALVWTIPQLTIGQSVDIFVTFRKLDLSPCDRMTNRKTDYYVTSDEMPFKLNTTERYTSAPQTGDVTYNVRPPIEVVFGSTQTVIFGERSSFTFKVRNYWPQALNNLQVRIELQPNVRYVAGSASNVGLFAAQPPSAGNGGILLWTFNMPAGNINTPVEQSFSFEVIARYSTVGNGTGSGTTVGSVTVPPGVPSNCNVGDMGGFKVMPRLVVAKYSEAEKSGTTYVARNNQPFEYVISLTNNGSSPMTNIEVHDLLPAGNGADFSYVLNSATIDDGNRTTASPFEPAQGTTVVGSTERQTLSWSGIVLNPGETRYIRYNVITRGQLQTRTYCNDLDQQRMINALINPDTNQPPEEITFASARACVRIIPNIQVSKFFSDANGANLGTTKVITGPVPAGGQELYFTLTITNAETTATYTTGLVDFAPPELAFRSVVATNLPADKRQPDIVGNNPWAWPTLSIPPGQTYTVRIQTLFNPACVTTQYKNQVGYDFFDPTAGSNVRISPRPPVEVVIDYRCGTNRLDYEIKVDRTTLGLRDRGIFTLTVRNLNTNASLSGVRAFAILPPRYVYSETNNSNQYMFTGQRALSDGRTELSWNVAPIPASGVVNIIFRAAAADIIATSDVYAYATADNLLSATCRSSNRCTTYTYDGQQHTVAWERVTTQPLHTYTPRISGLTECAVSGEERLYTLTMLNSNVVPYRNTTVTLTLPIGLTYIRPDTGMQAPNRVIPITEGPQAGSTQLIWEGLTVPAKPTSGNVSELPLAVWLRVGQVWSDQATRAEVSSPDGVIPITDGEVDPTVRICINGPAIAKTASVATVPLTGSGSAEPTFLYQIEVVNPTATSMTVTLRDVLPVGVTYRAMLTGPAPAISNSNGRTVLTWTNRTVPAQSGDTPGRLTLLFRVTVNPAQVSGNVVNTVEIVSSSVAITNQFLEAPVELVTTRSVFVPVVMR, encoded by the coding sequence ATGCATCGGTTGAATCGATGGTTGTTGTTATGCGTTATTGTGCTCTCGCTAGGAAACTTTCCGCTCGTACAGGCAAAAGAGGTATTGACCAATACCTTAGCTGACTCGGCAGTCCAGCCTGATCGCTCGCCAACCGGCCCCTCAGAAGAACCTGATCCAATCGGGCTAAGTCAAGCTGGGATCAGTGTCTCGGTCATCCCTTCTCCCAACCGCATTCGTCCCGGCCAAGATTTGATCTACACCGTTTCGTATGCGAACAACAGTGGTGGGCCACTAAATAATGTGCGCATTAAGGTGACGTGGAACTTCTGGAGTGTTGCACGTCCAACCACCCTCAATGCCGATCAATTTCAACAACATTGCCGTGATAGCGGACAGAATGCGTGTGGACCGTTGTCAGTGAACGGTCCAAGTGTTACCCGTAGCGCTAATTCCGAATATAACTCTACAACAAGGGTTGGTGGCTTTACCTATACCATTAATGACGGGAATGCGCTTCCCAATGGCGTGAGTGGCAGCTTTCAAATTGCATTACGGGTGCCAGAATTCGTTTTTCCCGTCTTTGGTAAAGACCTGCGCCGGCCGTCAGCATCAGCTGAGTTGTTTGTCGGCAACGAAAGCTCTGCTCGGGCAATCGCCAACGGTTCGGCACTGGTTGAAGGACCACTCTTCAAATTGGAGAAAGAACGCACCGCTACCGGGCTGAATCCGCGAATCTTTCCCACCCAAACCGGTGAGTATCGTTTGCGATTGACCAATGTAGATCGAGAAGATTCTATCGTAGCCACCAATGTCCAACTGACCGACATTGTGCCGGCTGGTGCCGAATTTGTGAGTAGTGTACGTGGACCAGACCGTACACCGTTTCCTCCGACCCAAACGATAATTGATGGTCGTCCAGCTCTCGTGTGGACGATTCCTCAGCTCACCATCGGGCAGTCGGTAGATATTTTTGTCACCTTCCGAAAACTCGATCTGAGCCCGTGTGATCGCATGACCAATCGCAAGACCGATTACTATGTCACCAGCGATGAGATGCCTTTCAAGCTCAACACGACCGAGCGCTATACCAGTGCGCCTCAAACCGGTGATGTAACGTATAACGTGCGGCCGCCGATTGAGGTGGTGTTTGGTTCAACGCAGACGGTGATTTTTGGAGAACGTAGTAGTTTCACGTTTAAGGTGCGTAACTATTGGCCGCAAGCCCTCAATAACTTGCAAGTCAGGATCGAGTTGCAGCCAAATGTGCGTTACGTAGCGGGGAGTGCCAGTAATGTTGGTTTGTTCGCCGCGCAGCCGCCGAGTGCGGGTAATGGCGGTATTCTACTTTGGACATTCAATATGCCGGCAGGGAATATCAACACGCCGGTGGAACAAAGCTTCTCGTTTGAAGTGATTGCGCGCTACTCGACGGTTGGCAATGGGACCGGTTCCGGGACAACGGTTGGCAGTGTTACCGTACCGCCCGGTGTGCCGTCGAATTGTAACGTAGGTGATATGGGTGGCTTCAAAGTCATGCCGCGGCTCGTGGTTGCCAAATATTCGGAGGCTGAAAAGAGTGGTACGACCTACGTTGCACGCAATAATCAGCCGTTCGAGTATGTCATCTCGCTTACCAATAACGGATCGAGCCCGATGACCAATATCGAGGTGCATGATTTGTTACCGGCCGGTAATGGGGCTGACTTTAGTTACGTTCTGAATAGTGCAACCATTGATGATGGAAATCGGACAACTGCCAGTCCCTTTGAACCGGCGCAAGGTACAACAGTTGTTGGTTCCACCGAGCGTCAAACGTTAAGTTGGAGCGGAATCGTGCTTAACCCTGGCGAAACACGCTACATCCGCTACAATGTGATCACGCGCGGTCAGCTCCAGACCCGCACCTATTGTAACGATCTTGATCAACAGCGCATGATAAACGCGTTGATCAATCCGGATACCAATCAGCCTCCTGAAGAAATCACCTTTGCGAGTGCGCGGGCCTGTGTGCGGATCATTCCAAACATTCAGGTGAGCAAGTTCTTCAGCGACGCCAACGGTGCTAATCTGGGCACAACCAAAGTTATCACCGGGCCGGTGCCGGCAGGTGGGCAAGAGCTGTATTTCACACTTACCATTACCAATGCCGAAACGACGGCTACTTATACAACCGGTCTTGTGGATTTTGCGCCACCCGAGTTAGCATTCCGGTCAGTGGTTGCAACGAACTTGCCTGCCGACAAACGACAACCGGATATTGTCGGCAATAACCCGTGGGCATGGCCCACGCTTAGTATTCCCCCTGGTCAGACCTACACGGTACGCATCCAGACGCTTTTTAATCCGGCCTGTGTCACCACCCAATACAAGAATCAAGTCGGTTATGACTTCTTCGATCCAACAGCCGGTAGCAATGTCAGGATTTCCCCTCGACCTCCGGTTGAAGTCGTGATCGACTATCGTTGTGGTACGAACCGGCTTGATTACGAAATCAAGGTCGACCGGACAACGTTAGGTCTCCGTGATCGTGGTATCTTTACCTTGACCGTTCGTAATCTGAACACGAATGCTTCATTAAGCGGGGTTCGTGCCTTTGCAATTTTGCCGCCACGCTACGTCTATAGTGAAACCAACAACAGTAACCAGTATATGTTTACCGGTCAGCGTGCGTTGTCCGATGGTCGCACCGAATTGAGTTGGAATGTAGCACCTATTCCGGCTAGCGGTGTCGTTAATATTATTTTCCGGGCAGCGGCGGCTGATATTATTGCTACGTCAGATGTGTACGCCTACGCGACTGCCGACAATTTGCTCTCGGCTACATGTAGATCGTCTAATCGCTGTACGACCTACACGTATGATGGTCAGCAGCATACAGTGGCCTGGGAGCGTGTAACGACGCAGCCGCTCCATACGTATACGCCGCGGATTAGTGGGCTAACCGAGTGTGCTGTATCAGGTGAGGAGCGTCTTTACACATTGACCATGCTCAACTCCAATGTGGTACCGTACCGCAACACGACGGTGACGCTGACCTTGCCGATTGGATTGACCTATATACGTCCCGATACCGGTATGCAGGCGCCGAATCGTGTCATTCCGATTACCGAAGGTCCACAGGCGGGCAGTACTCAGCTTATCTGGGAAGGTTTGACCGTCCCGGCCAAACCGACATCTGGGAATGTGAGTGAGCTGCCCTTGGCCGTCTGGCTGCGTGTCGGTCAGGTGTGGAGTGATCAGGCAACGAGGGCGGAAGTGTCTAGCCCTGATGGGGTCATTCCGATTACCGACGGTGAAGTTGATCCAACCGTGCGGATCTGCATTAATGGGCCGGCCATCGCGAAGACGGCTAGTGTGGCAACAGTACCGCTCACCGGTAGTGGGAGTGCGGAACCTACCTTCTTGTACCAAATTGAGGTCGTCAACCCAACCGCGACGAGTATGACCGTCACGCTACGTGATGTATTGCCGGTCGGTGTGACGTATCGGGCGATGCTCACCGGACCGGCACCGGCAATTAGTAATAGTAACGGTCGAACTGTTCTGACGTGGACAAACCGCACGGTACCGGCTCAGAGTGGAGATACACCCGGTCGGTTGACCTTACTCTTCCGGGTCACGGTGAACCCAGCGCAGGTGAGTGGTAATGTGGTGAATACGGTCGAGATTGTCAGTAGTTCGGTAGCGATTACCAACCAGTTCCTTGAGGCGCCGGTTGAGTTGGTGACGACTCGCTCGGTGTTTGTACCGGTGGTGATGCGTTAG
- a CDS encoding FmdB family zinc ribbon protein: MYEYSCLDCARQFERLLPMSATDQLVVCPFCQSTHVQRRLSLFAAHSRGGTTVETAPTAVTGGGCSCSGCHCGSGS, translated from the coding sequence ATGTACGAATATAGCTGTTTGGACTGTGCGCGTCAGTTCGAACGGCTGTTGCCCATGTCTGCTACCGATCAGCTTGTTGTCTGTCCTTTCTGCCAAAGCACGCACGTTCAACGCCGGTTGTCGTTGTTTGCTGCCCATAGTCGTGGAGGAACAACGGTAGAAACCGCACCGACCGCAGTCACCGGTGGCGGATGCAGTTGCAGCGGGTGTCATTGTGGGTCAGGGAGTTGA
- a CDS encoding sugar phosphate nucleotidyltransferase codes for MHVMILTAGLGTRLRPHTFVRPKPLVSVAGKTVLAHIIDYLAPLQIDELICVVGYLGNQIEEFMRANYSYPMRFLEQKVMRGQADAIALARELTGPLLVVFGDGLLEFDIERLNQQPDYGIIYCKEVEDPRRFGVVVVEHGRIVRLVEKPSEPISNLAVAGIYYVPEASRLMSAIDYIMEHNIQTKGEFYLADALQVMIDRGEELRAEKVRVWYDCGTIEALLDTNRYLLENGHNRAAEYSNAVIIPPVNIAPTAVIEEAVIGPYVSIADGAVVRQAIVRDSIINAGAQIQSVILSRSLIGDRANVSGVSQELNVGDLSDIRFG; via the coding sequence ATGCATGTCATGATTCTTACCGCTGGCCTTGGCACCCGTCTGCGCCCCCATACCTTTGTTCGCCCCAAGCCGCTGGTCAGTGTGGCCGGGAAGACGGTGTTGGCCCATATTATCGATTATCTGGCCCCGTTGCAGATCGACGAGCTGATCTGTGTGGTTGGCTATCTCGGCAATCAAATCGAAGAGTTTATGCGGGCCAACTATTCGTACCCTATGCGCTTTCTTGAGCAGAAGGTGATGCGTGGCCAGGCCGATGCGATTGCGTTGGCCCGCGAATTGACCGGCCCCCTGCTCGTGGTGTTTGGCGATGGGTTGTTGGAGTTTGACATTGAACGGCTTAACCAGCAGCCTGATTACGGCATCATTTACTGCAAAGAAGTTGAAGACCCGCGCCGTTTTGGAGTGGTTGTGGTCGAACACGGGCGGATCGTGCGTCTGGTTGAGAAGCCGAGTGAGCCGATCTCGAATCTGGCCGTGGCTGGAATCTATTATGTGCCAGAAGCGAGCCGGTTGATGTCGGCGATCGACTACATTATGGAGCACAACATCCAGACCAAGGGCGAGTTCTATTTGGCCGATGCGTTGCAGGTGATGATCGACCGCGGCGAAGAATTACGGGCCGAGAAGGTGCGGGTCTGGTACGATTGTGGCACCATTGAGGCATTGCTCGATACCAACCGGTATTTGCTCGAAAATGGTCATAATCGGGCCGCTGAATATTCTAACGCGGTAATCATTCCACCCGTGAATATCGCACCAACGGCAGTTATTGAGGAAGCGGTGATCGGTCCGTATGTGTCGATTGCCGATGGGGCGGTGGTTCGGCAAGCTATTGTGCGCGACTCGATCATCAATGCCGGCGCACAAATCCAATCGGTCATTCTCAGCCGTAGCCTGATCGGTGATCGGGCAAATGTGAGTGGCGTGAGTCAAGAGTTGAATGTCGGTGATTTATCTGATATTCGGTTTGGGTGA